One segment of Megachile rotundata isolate GNS110a chromosome 4, iyMegRotu1, whole genome shotgun sequence DNA contains the following:
- the LOC143264379 gene encoding uncharacterized protein LOC143264379: protein MRLHCYEQARQWTDITSHGREEQKWRKKRRTRVLEFLTISLDGLRLSIKSNVRDSVATIVVSTSYGNNEPQGNILLSANAGGRFVAFNVGAWLKDIGCSKC from the exons ATGCGTCTCCATTGTTACGAACAAGCAAGACAATGGACAGATATTACGAGCCACGGAAGGGAAGAACAGAAGTGGCGGAAGAAGAGGAGAACTCGAGTTCTCGAGTTCCTGACCATCTCTCTGGATGGCCTTAGGCTATCCATTAAATCAAATGTGCGTGATAGTGTGGCTACGATTGTCGTGTCAACATCGTATGGAAATAATGAACCGCAAGGAAACATCCTTTTGAGTGCAAATGCGGGAGGAAGATTTGTTGCGTTTAACGTTGGTGCATGGTTGAAGGATATTGG GTGCTCGAAATGCTGA